TTGTCCTGCCGGTCCTCGTTGATCATCATCGCGTTCTGGCACGCGGGGTCGGACCCGTCGCAACCGGGGTTCGCGCCGTAGTCGATGTCGCACTCGTCGGAATAGCCCGCGCCGTCATCGTCGCCACCGCCGCTGTCGTCATCCGTGTCGTCGTCGCCGAGGCCGTCCTCCTCGGTGGTTTCCGTCTCGCCGAAACACGCCAAATACGACGCGGCCGACAGCAACGTCGCCACCGCCAGGATCGTCCACAGGAATTTCGCATTCATACCGTCACCCTCGATGGAGACGTCAATCTACCACAGGGCGATTCCCCGGTCCAAGCGGAGCAATCAGTCGGTAGTGGGTCAGTTTGACATGTGCGATGTCATTCCGAGCGATTCGCCGAAGCGTAAGCGAGGCGGAGAGTCGAGGAATCCCTTTCAACTTCGCGAATCAAAGGGATTCCTCCGCTCCGCTTCGCTCCGGTCGGAATGACAATCGAATCGCTCCTCGCAAACTGACCCACCACCAATCAGTCTGTCGCCGAAGTCAACCGCGCCTCGGCGGGACCAATCCCCATCCCACTCCCGTCGCCCGCGAGTCCGTGGTATCGTGACTCGATTGCCGCTTTTTTAAAGGACTCGCCAATGCGCTCCGTCGTGAAAACCGGATCGGGACCGGGCCTCGTCGAGGTCGTGAGCCGTCCCGTGCCCGATTGCGCGCCGGATGAGGTGCTCATTCGCGTGGCGCGCTGCGCGGTGTCGTCGGCCGACCTGCGCGTGTGGGATGACCGCATGCCGTATTACCCGCCGATCGTCCTCGGCCAGCAGTTCTCCGGCGTCGTCGAGCGTACCGGCGCGGATGTCGTGGGCGTCGAACCCGGGGCGCGCGTCATGTGCGAGGTCCACGGACGCACCTGCGGGCGCTGCCGGTTCTGCCTGTCGGGACGACGGCAGTTCTGCCACGACAAGCGCGTGCTCGGCATCGGACTCGACGGCGCGATGGCCGATTACATCGCCGTGCCCGCGCGACTCGCGCACCGCATTCCCGATTCGCTCGGCGACGAGGCCGCCTCGCTGGTGGAACCCGCCGCCGTGTGTCTCAACGGCATCGTGAACCGCGCCGGGATCGAGCCCGGCGACACCGTGGTCATCGTGGGTTGCGATTTCAACGCGCTCGTCGCGATCCAGCTTTTGCGCGCGCTGGGAGCCGGATCGATCCTCGTGGCGGGGACGCCGCTCGACGAAGAGGTGCGCGTGCCGATGGCGTGCGAACTCGGCGCGACGGAGTCCGTCGTCCTTCAGCGCGTCGATCTCACCGATTTCGTCATGGACTTCACCGGGGGGATGGGGGCGGATCTGGTCGTGGACTTTCTCGGGCAGTCCGGCGCGATGGACGAGACGCTCTCGCTCATCCGCACGCTCGGAAGGTACCTGG
The window above is part of the Deltaproteobacteria bacterium genome. Proteins encoded here:
- a CDS encoding alcohol dehydrogenase catalytic domain-containing protein, which codes for MRSVVKTGSGPGLVEVVSRPVPDCAPDEVLIRVARCAVSSADLRVWDDRMPYYPPIVLGQQFSGVVERTGADVVGVEPGARVMCEVHGRTCGRCRFCLSGRRQFCHDKRVLGIGLDGAMADYIAVPARLAHRIPDSLGDEAASLVEPAAVCLNGIVNRAGIEPGDTVVIVGCDFNALVAIQLLRALGAGSILVAGTPLDEEVRVPMACELGATESVVLQRVDLTDFVMDFTGGMGADLVVDFLGQSGAMDETLSLIRTLGRYLVIGYADSEDLELPWRRMYQRAVSLHFHYSSSHTACEQVIRFAADGRLRLEPLVSDVLPLAEWESAFRFARAVEVVKVLIDPSA